From a single bacterium genomic region:
- a CDS encoding T9SS type A sorting domain-containing protein encodes MPAFFPRFLKLANGYFVSSRDFSIGQQVFRYSAAGELTGSDTLALGETYFSYEVNGAPHLVSQSSVFSGGRWTMRSLLYLFDTQGFFADSIVLRESELQQGESPSGFAFHYENGILTFVAGSVSPTPPIIDFRVWLSTYDGISVTHTPPWDPGPLAPQSYVTSWGILRTQDERFVLSAFIRSDEFMQFWFMGLEGDGTFNSNLHIQDVADNHLLNGLVMKEIGGSLVYAFTEVTTDGSYGGGAQIAAFPLGELLDADDQRPELPNQLALTAYPNPFNSSSTIEYRVSVPGNALLTIFDLLGREVETLSDGVHQAGSYRTSWAAGDVGSGRYFLKLTSSGQSRVIPLTLTK; translated from the coding sequence ATGCCCGCGTTCTTTCCCAGGTTCTTAAAACTTGCGAACGGATATTTTGTTTCGTCACGCGATTTCTCCATTGGCCAGCAGGTGTTTCGTTACAGCGCAGCGGGTGAGTTGACGGGTTCCGACACGCTTGCCCTTGGCGAAACGTACTTCTCATACGAGGTGAACGGCGCGCCGCATTTGGTGTCGCAGAGCAGTGTCTTCAGCGGCGGACGGTGGACGATGCGGTCGCTGCTATATCTGTTTGACACACAAGGCTTCTTCGCCGACAGCATCGTGCTGCGCGAAAGCGAACTGCAGCAAGGTGAGAGTCCATCCGGCTTCGCATTTCACTATGAGAACGGCATCCTGACATTTGTTGCGGGCTCCGTGTCTCCGACTCCTCCGATCATTGACTTTCGCGTGTGGTTGTCCACATATGATGGAATCTCCGTGACCCACACTCCGCCGTGGGACCCCGGTCCGCTTGCTCCGCAAAGCTACGTTACAAGCTGGGGAATACTGCGCACACAAGACGAACGGTTTGTGCTTTCGGCCTTCATTCGTAGTGACGAGTTCATGCAGTTCTGGTTTATGGGACTTGAGGGAGACGGCACATTCAACTCGAATTTGCATATTCAAGACGTTGCCGACAACCATCTGTTGAACGGTCTTGTTATGAAAGAGATTGGCGGTTCGCTTGTGTATGCGTTTACCGAAGTGACGACAGACGGCTCATACGGCGGCGGTGCGCAGATTGCAGCTTTTCCGTTAGGTGAATTGCTCGACGCGGACGACCAAAGACCTGAACTTCCGAACCAGCTTGCCTTGACAGCTTATCCGAATCCTTTCAATTCAAGTTCGACCATTGAATATCGGGTTTCTGTGCCGGGCAACGCGCTGTTGACGATATTTGATTTACTTGGCCGTGAAGTCGAAACTCTCTCTGATGGGGTTCATCAGGCAGGAAGCTATCGCACGAGCTGGGCGGCCGGTGACGTGGGAAGCGGCAGATACTTTTTGAAACTCACATCATCCGGACAATCACGCGTGATACCCTTAACCTTGACCAAATGA
- a CDS encoding DUF4175 family protein produces MPCCRELWNDRDIRGKRLKEQTTMGAREVLSTIRNWMAGLRRAVLVNTLKSHALFALAALVSVTLLVLVLESLGHFSGGARAVLLGLWTVSAVAALGLGVVWPILKYTAFAPTDQKLAGQYAERIPGIRDRVLNALQLLDKVETAERDGVSPELILAAGRGVAEELIPIQPATLPDKTYVKKNARYAVFTSVAAVALLIVFGGPLMSAAERVMNPNKDFSLPAAFQLTIEPGDVELVRGDSLKVVVKATGEIPQEVTITRQEKGRSADTPLTVAGENGEFTVTWSGLATTFDYWAYSGNVKSEKHTVTIQELPAVRYLTVTLTPPAYTELQPLTLEENIGDISAVVGTTARLSISSTKQLASATIEFFDISGDNLTTPRERLPLNLDGSKANGEFTVSKSGTYQIKLTDNEGRESRDAISYRINARPDEAPVISLVEPANDMEIAADIKIPLVADAADDYGFSKMTLRYFRPSPWEQMTDIPEENFERMALDYRVTEPGRCVVETMFDLTPLQLLPEDQVLLFVEVWDNDRISGPKRAKSEMRVLRFPSMAEIFEQQEQMEEKRTITLEELLEHSQDLREEVEKAVEEFKSNPEMTYERKQEINQLMEQQEQMNQVLEQVAQAIEMQQMQNQIRSLYSPEVMEKMAQIQELVEEVITPEMREAMRKLAEAMQQPTPEEMREALQNMQKMQEQFQLALDQTLNMLKQMQAEKKLDELARRLDELSKQQEQLNEKMDQNTPQNAQENAKQQEKLAEEMKKIEQEMKQLAEQMKQDQVQGQQQAQELQKEMEEEQLSEQMEQNSQSMQMCQNQSAKKQGKKQQKKMSEMAQKMQDMRQQMQQNQDLETMMEMEKQRDKMLDLSMRQEQLWQQSQNMDPNSPQMRELAEEQENLKQAMKRVQEDMTELAKKTMSVTPKLMAAMEETINQMQSACNATAERDSRSATHYRKQALASLNETLKQQNNACKQCQSQCNKPNSNSTCNKAGGMCQKQGQINQQTMSMMQNPGTLSQGQAAAMQRLAAEQEALAKSMGELAQEAAASRETTGRLDGLKEEMEEVAKDLRAQKITPETIERQNKIESKLLDFQRANREREFSPQRKSNTGIDMVRSSPRELPKKPGQDELREDLLRALDAKYTPDYEELIRKYFDALSKWQ; encoded by the coding sequence ATGCCCTGCTGCCGCGAACTATGGAACGACCGTGATATTCGCGGTAAACGACTGAAGGAACAGACGACTATGGGTGCACGAGAAGTACTCTCGACGATACGCAACTGGATGGCGGGCTTACGGCGCGCTGTTCTTGTCAATACATTGAAGAGTCATGCGCTGTTCGCGTTGGCCGCATTGGTCAGCGTGACGCTGCTCGTGCTGGTGTTGGAATCGCTGGGACATTTCAGCGGCGGCGCGCGCGCGGTGCTGCTGGGGTTGTGGACGGTGTCGGCGGTTGCGGCGCTGGGGCTCGGAGTGGTATGGCCGATTCTGAAATACACCGCATTCGCGCCGACGGATCAGAAGCTTGCGGGACAATACGCGGAGAGAATTCCGGGAATCCGGGATCGCGTGCTGAACGCCTTGCAGCTTCTGGACAAAGTTGAGACTGCAGAGCGCGACGGAGTCTCTCCGGAGTTGATCTTAGCGGCGGGGCGCGGTGTGGCCGAAGAGCTGATTCCGATTCAACCGGCAACGCTGCCGGACAAAACGTATGTGAAAAAGAACGCGCGCTATGCAGTGTTCACTTCAGTTGCGGCGGTGGCGCTTCTGATTGTGTTTGGCGGTCCGCTGATGTCGGCGGCCGAGCGCGTGATGAATCCGAACAAGGATTTTTCTCTTCCGGCGGCATTTCAGTTGACGATTGAACCGGGTGACGTGGAACTTGTGCGCGGAGATTCACTGAAGGTGGTTGTCAAAGCCACAGGAGAAATTCCGCAAGAAGTCACTATCACGCGTCAAGAAAAAGGGCGCTCGGCGGACACACCGCTGACCGTTGCAGGAGAGAACGGTGAGTTTACGGTCACGTGGTCGGGTTTGGCGACGACGTTTGACTATTGGGCTTACTCAGGCAATGTCAAGTCTGAAAAGCACACAGTGACGATTCAGGAATTACCGGCGGTGCGGTATTTGACGGTCACGCTAACTCCGCCCGCTTACACTGAATTGCAGCCGCTGACATTGGAAGAGAATATCGGGGATATTTCAGCGGTTGTGGGCACCACAGCACGACTTTCGATTTCTTCGACGAAGCAATTGGCGAGCGCAACGATAGAGTTTTTTGATATCAGCGGCGACAACCTGACGACACCGCGCGAGAGGCTTCCACTGAATTTGGACGGCAGCAAGGCGAACGGCGAATTTACCGTGTCGAAGAGCGGAACCTATCAAATAAAGCTCACGGACAACGAGGGACGCGAGAGCCGCGACGCGATTTCGTATCGCATCAACGCCCGTCCGGATGAAGCTCCGGTGATTTCGCTGGTCGAGCCCGCAAACGACATGGAGATAGCCGCGGACATTAAGATACCGCTTGTGGCCGACGCGGCGGATGATTATGGATTCTCGAAGATGACGCTGCGCTATTTCCGTCCGTCGCCGTGGGAGCAAATGACGGATATTCCCGAGGAGAATTTTGAGCGCATGGCTCTCGACTATCGTGTGACTGAGCCGGGGCGTTGTGTGGTGGAGACGATGTTCGACTTGACGCCGCTGCAATTGCTGCCCGAGGATCAAGTGCTTCTTTTCGTGGAGGTTTGGGACAACGACCGCATCAGCGGGCCGAAGCGTGCCAAGAGCGAAATGCGGGTGCTGCGCTTCCCGTCGATGGCGGAAATTTTCGAACAGCAGGAGCAGATGGAAGAAAAGCGAACCATCACGCTTGAAGAACTGCTCGAGCATTCGCAGGATTTGCGCGAGGAAGTGGAGAAGGCCGTCGAGGAGTTCAAGTCGAATCCCGAGATGACGTACGAGCGCAAGCAGGAAATCAATCAATTGATGGAACAGCAGGAGCAGATGAATCAGGTTCTTGAGCAGGTTGCTCAAGCGATTGAGATGCAGCAGATGCAGAATCAGATTCGTTCGCTCTATTCTCCCGAAGTGATGGAGAAGATGGCGCAGATACAGGAACTCGTGGAAGAGGTCATCACGCCGGAAATGCGGGAAGCTATGCGCAAGCTGGCCGAGGCGATGCAGCAGCCGACACCTGAGGAGATGCGCGAAGCGCTTCAGAACATGCAGAAGATGCAGGAGCAGTTTCAGCTTGCTTTGGATCAGACGCTGAACATGCTGAAGCAGATGCAGGCCGAGAAGAAGTTGGACGAACTTGCGCGCCGTCTGGACGAACTTTCGAAGCAGCAGGAGCAGCTCAATGAGAAGATGGACCAGAACACTCCTCAGAACGCGCAGGAAAACGCGAAGCAGCAGGAGAAGCTGGCCGAAGAAATGAAGAAGATTGAGCAGGAGATGAAGCAGCTTGCCGAGCAGATGAAGCAGGATCAGGTTCAGGGTCAACAGCAGGCTCAGGAGCTTCAGAAGGAGATGGAGGAGGAGCAGCTTTCCGAGCAGATGGAGCAGAACTCGCAGTCGATGCAGATGTGTCAGAACCAGTCGGCGAAGAAGCAGGGGAAGAAGCAGCAGAAGAAGATGTCCGAGATGGCGCAAAAGATGCAGGACATGCGTCAGCAGATGCAGCAGAATCAGGACCTCGAAACGATGATGGAGATGGAGAAGCAGCGCGACAAGATGCTCGATCTCTCCATGCGTCAGGAACAGCTATGGCAGCAGTCGCAGAATATGGATCCGAACAGTCCGCAGATGCGCGAGCTTGCCGAAGAGCAGGAGAATCTGAAGCAGGCGATGAAGCGTGTTCAGGAGGACATGACGGAGCTTGCGAAGAAAACGATGAGCGTAACTCCGAAGCTGATGGCGGCGATGGAGGAGACGATCAATCAGATGCAATCGGCCTGCAACGCGACGGCAGAGCGGGATTCACGTTCGGCGACACACTATAGGAAGCAAGCTCTCGCTTCGCTGAATGAAACGCTGAAGCAGCAAAACAACGCATGCAAGCAGTGCCAGAGTCAGTGCAACAAACCGAACAGCAACTCGACGTGCAACAAGGCCGGCGGCATGTGCCAGAAGCAGGGACAGATCAACCAGCAGACGATGTCCATGATGCAGAATCCGGGCACGTTGTCGCAAGGTCAGGCGGCGGCGATGCAGCGGCTTGCCGCCGAGCAGGAGGCGCTGGCGAAGTCCATGGGCGAACTCGCTCAGGAGGCCGCGGCTTCACGTGAAACGACGGGCCGTCTCGACGGATTGAAGGAAGAGATGGAAGAAGTCGCGAAGGATTTGCGTGCGCAGAAGATTACGCCGGAGACGATTGAGCGGCAGAACAAGATCGAATCGAAGCTGCTTGATTTCCAGCGCGCGAACCGCGAACGCGAGTTTTCTCCGCAACGAAAGTCAAACACGGGTATTGACATGGTGCGTTCATCGCCACGCGAGTTGCCGAAAAAGCCGGGACAGGATGAACTGCGTGAAGATTTGCTGCGGGCGCTTGACGCGAAGTACACTCCCGATTACGAAGAGCTAATCCGCAAATACTTTGATGCTCTTTCAAAGTGGCAATAA
- a CDS encoding type 1 glutamine amidotransferase domain-containing protein, with amino-acid sequence MDTLIVILMVLTNTAQFDSHATGVWLEEFAVPHQIFADAGAQTIVASPQGGVVPVDPRSLNDETKRNFAREIELLQSTKKLAEVQLDNVDAIFFPGGHGTMFDLPGNADVQKAIVELYERGEVVSAVCHGPAAFVDVKLSDGRALVEGKKLAAFTDSEERAVQLDGYMPFMLESKLREQGATVETAENFQEKVVVDGKLITGQNPPSSAGVAREILKALAR; translated from the coding sequence ATGGATACACTGATTGTCATTTTGATGGTGTTGACGAATACGGCACAGTTTGATTCGCATGCGACGGGCGTGTGGCTGGAAGAGTTTGCCGTCCCGCATCAAATTTTCGCGGACGCAGGTGCACAGACGATTGTGGCAAGTCCGCAGGGCGGCGTGGTGCCGGTGGATCCGCGCAGTCTAAACGATGAGACAAAGCGGAATTTTGCCCGTGAAATCGAACTTTTGCAGTCCACGAAGAAGCTTGCAGAGGTTCAGTTGGACAATGTGGATGCCATCTTTTTCCCCGGCGGTCATGGCACGATGTTTGATTTACCGGGGAATGCGGACGTTCAGAAAGCCATTGTAGAGCTGTACGAACGCGGCGAGGTGGTCTCGGCGGTGTGCCACGGTCCGGCGGCCTTTGTGGATGTGAAACTTTCGGACGGAAGAGCGCTCGTAGAAGGTAAGAAGCTGGCCGCATTTACGGACAGCGAAGAGCGGGCGGTGCAGCTGGACGGATATATGCCGTTCATGCTGGAGAGCAAGCTGCGCGAGCAGGGCGCGACGGTGGAGACGGCCGAGAACTTTCAGGAGAAGGTGGTGGTGGACGGAAAGCTCATCACCGGACAGAATCCGCCATCGAGCGCGGGAGTGGCGCGGGAGATTTTGAAAGCACTGGCGCGCTGA
- a CDS encoding zf-TFIIB domain-containing protein, with the protein MDCPSCKVDLVMSERQGIEIDYCPKCRGVWLDRGELDKIIERAADDRDDDRARAPQQQQYQQPQVVVQQQPYYQKPYKRKSFLSELFD; encoded by the coding sequence GTGGATTGTCCGAGTTGCAAAGTGGATTTGGTGATGAGCGAGCGGCAGGGGATTGAGATTGACTATTGCCCGAAGTGCCGCGGCGTCTGGCTGGACAGAGGGGAACTGGATAAAATTATCGAGCGTGCAGCCGACGACCGCGATGACGATCGCGCGCGCGCGCCGCAACAGCAGCAGTATCAACAGCCGCAAGTGGTGGTGCAGCAACAGCCGTACTATCAGAAGCCGTATAAACGCAAGAGTTTCCTTTCGGAGCTTTTCGATTAA
- a CDS encoding DUF4159 domain-containing protein, producing MFAQGTNTAQKVGLMKYNGGGDWYSGGRALSNLLRYAEAGANVDFDPEPRAVEPSSVELFSYPITFINGHGNISFSENEVNNLRAYFNAGGFLFANDDYGMDASFRREMKRVLPDAEWYELPFSHPIYTATTRFPNGLPKIHEHDKKSAQGFGLFVNGVMVCFYNYESDLCDGWEAEEIHNDPPEKRKAALDMGTNVLVYALTRGVE from the coding sequence ATGTTCGCGCAAGGGACAAATACGGCCCAGAAAGTGGGGCTGATGAAATATAACGGAGGCGGGGATTGGTACTCCGGCGGAAGGGCGCTCAGTAATCTGTTGCGTTATGCCGAAGCGGGTGCGAATGTGGATTTTGACCCCGAACCGCGGGCCGTGGAGCCGTCGTCGGTCGAGCTGTTCAGCTACCCGATTACCTTCATCAACGGTCACGGCAATATCTCGTTTTCGGAAAACGAGGTGAATAACCTGCGCGCCTATTTTAATGCAGGCGGATTTTTGTTTGCCAACGACGATTACGGCATGGACGCGAGCTTCCGCCGCGAAATGAAAAGAGTCTTGCCGGACGCGGAGTGGTACGAACTGCCGTTCAGCCATCCGATCTATACAGCAACAACCCGCTTTCCCAATGGCCTGCCGAAGATTCACGAGCACGATAAAAAATCCGCGCAAGGGTTCGGGCTGTTCGTGAACGGTGTGATGGTGTGCTTTTACAATTACGAGAGCGATTTATGCGACGGGTGGGAAGCTGAAGAGATTCACAACGATCCTCCGGAAAAACGTAAAGCGGCACTGGATATGGGGACGAATGTTTTGGTGTACGCCCTTACAAGGGGAGTGGAGTAG
- a CDS encoding transposase, whose product MDKPENRHQTDQTFFVTSVIEEREPIFRNDEHAQRFIDALQHFRKTEEIKLYGFVVMPDHVHFVCRVVNGMTISSLVRRIKTFTSRDQLFHWQKGYWTVVISRKEMLIEKLNYMHANPIRAKLVEDLKDYKWSSWQEFYQKPEPEMVDRVT is encoded by the coding sequence ATGGACAAGCCGGAGAATCGTCATCAGACCGATCAAACGTTCTTTGTAACTTCAGTAATTGAAGAGCGCGAACCGATATTTCGAAATGACGAGCATGCGCAGAGGTTTATTGATGCCTTACAACATTTTCGAAAAACAGAAGAGATCAAATTGTATGGTTTTGTTGTGATGCCTGATCATGTGCATTTTGTTTGTCGAGTAGTTAATGGGATGACGATATCGAGCTTGGTGCGGCGAATCAAGACCTTTACATCACGGGATCAATTGTTCCACTGGCAAAAGGGATATTGGACTGTCGTGATTTCTCGCAAAGAGATGCTGATTGAGAAGCTCAACTACATGCACGCGAATCCAATCAGAGCAAAGCTTGTTGAAGACCTTAAAGATTACAAATGGTCAAGTTGGCAGGAATTCTATCAGAAACCGGAACCAGAAATGGTTGACCGAGTCACCTGA
- a CDS encoding LysE family translocator: MFDAQFWTFAGLAALLIVTPGPDTLLVLKNSISGGRATGLHTVWGIAVGTYVHALASALGLSLILMQSSRAFTVVKWAGAVYLIWLGIQSLWSGFRGETEADLGESAEAGKRKFARSGFIQGFMNNILNPKVAVFYLAVLPQFVSPGQSVLGRSLFLATLYVVMGIIWLSAVSAAAAQAKTVFSRRGLRRAVSGLAGLALVGFGVKLATERNP; this comes from the coding sequence ATGTTTGATGCACAATTCTGGACATTCGCGGGTTTGGCCGCGCTTTTGATCGTGACGCCTGGGCCGGACACGCTGCTGGTGCTGAAGAACTCCATCAGCGGTGGCCGGGCAACGGGATTGCATACCGTCTGGGGAATTGCGGTCGGGACGTACGTCCACGCGCTGGCTTCGGCACTTGGCCTGTCATTGATATTGATGCAGTCTTCGCGCGCCTTCACGGTGGTGAAGTGGGCGGGCGCGGTGTATCTTATCTGGCTGGGAATACAGAGTTTGTGGTCTGGATTTCGGGGCGAGACAGAGGCGGACCTTGGCGAAAGTGCGGAGGCTGGGAAACGCAAGTTCGCACGGAGCGGGTTTATTCAGGGGTTCATGAACAATATTCTGAATCCGAAGGTGGCGGTTTTTTATCTCGCGGTTTTGCCGCAGTTCGTGTCACCCGGGCAGTCGGTGCTGGGGCGGTCGCTGTTTCTGGCGACATTGTATGTCGTCATGGGAATCATCTGGCTATCGGCGGTCTCGGCGGCGGCGGCACAGGCGAAGACCGTGTTTTCGCGGCGGGGGTTGAGGCGCGCGGTATCGGGTCTTGCGGGGCTGGCCTTAGTCGGTTTCGGGGTCAAGCTGGCAACCGAACGGAATCCGTGA
- a CDS encoding methyltransferase domain-containing protein encodes MSNYDDKHVLDSRIGADENLYDPALKQRTQRLLKLFMNYAKNYPLRERWLDVGSGESYMRDVLRDETKLNIEVSEVDLDIERYEFPDNTFHTLTHFEVLEHLFNPLYHVLEMKRVMAPDGNLFLVTPNDYSLIYKVEHILSRKYRPHFHQFTERDLRDLFHRAGMRIVHLEKFYKSPSGTIARVSKNGFFMHVRKD; translated from the coding sequence ATGAGCAATTACGACGATAAGCACGTTCTCGACAGCCGCATCGGCGCCGACGAAAATCTCTACGACCCCGCGCTCAAACAACGCACGCAGCGGCTGCTCAAGCTGTTCATGAACTACGCCAAGAACTATCCGCTCCGCGAACGCTGGCTCGATGTCGGAAGCGGCGAAAGCTACATGCGCGACGTGCTCCGCGATGAAACCAAACTGAACATCGAAGTCTCGGAAGTGGACCTCGATATCGAACGCTACGAGTTTCCCGACAACACGTTTCACACGCTCACGCACTTCGAAGTGCTCGAACATCTCTTCAATCCGCTCTATCACGTGCTGGAAATGAAGAGAGTTATGGCCCCCGACGGAAATTTGTTCTTAGTCACTCCGAATGACTACAGCTTGATCTACAAAGTCGAGCACATTCTCTCGCGCAAATACCGCCCGCACTTCCACCAATTCACCGAGCGCGACCTGCGCGACCTCTTTCACAGAGCCGGCATGCGCATCGTCCACCTCGAAAAATTCTACAAATCCCCCTCCGGCACCATCGCCCGCGTCAGTAAAAACGGCTTCTTCATGCACGTCCGCAAGGACTGA
- a CDS encoding acetyl-CoA hydrolase/transferase family protein, with protein MSSQIISQPPAPPEVLAEAVDALRCVASNDRVFVGSGLAVPELLVEALAARAPELEGVEVTHLMTFGAAPYAAPGMEKSFRTNALFTGGNVRQAVNEGRGDYTPIFLSEIPALIRSGNFKIDTCLVQVTPPGTHGHCSLGIDCACTLEAARHAKNVIGLVNEQMPWVYGENFLHKNEFRALIRYDHPLPELPRKTPSDAEKLIGLFCAELVPNGACLQLGIGAIPDAVLASLGDKRDLGMHTEMFSDGAVELVHKGVINCKAKTLHKDKMIASFVLGSKVLYDFVRSNPLVEFRPVDHTNDPFVIARNDKMISINSALQVDLTGQVCSDSIGHSIFSGFGGQVDFVRGASRSNGGKPIIALESTAKNGTISRITPVLSPGAGVVTNRADVHYVCTEFGVAYLHGKTIRERAHALIRIAHPQFREELKYAATQRKLI; from the coding sequence ATGAGTTCGCAAATTATAAGCCAGCCACCTGCACCACCTGAAGTACTGGCTGAAGCTGTAGATGCATTGCGCTGTGTGGCCTCGAACGACCGGGTATTCGTCGGTTCAGGTCTGGCGGTACCGGAGTTGTTGGTGGAAGCCTTGGCCGCAAGAGCACCTGAACTTGAAGGCGTGGAAGTCACGCATTTGATGACGTTTGGTGCGGCACCATATGCCGCGCCGGGGATGGAGAAGAGTTTCCGCACCAACGCGCTGTTTACGGGCGGCAATGTGCGTCAGGCCGTTAATGAAGGCCGCGGAGATTATACACCGATATTTTTGTCCGAAATTCCCGCGTTGATTCGAAGCGGCAATTTCAAAATTGACACATGTCTGGTGCAGGTCACTCCTCCCGGAACACACGGTCATTGCAGTTTGGGAATTGACTGCGCCTGCACGCTGGAAGCGGCGCGGCACGCCAAGAACGTCATCGGCCTGGTAAATGAGCAGATGCCGTGGGTATATGGCGAGAACTTCTTGCACAAGAACGAGTTTCGCGCGTTGATTCGCTACGACCACCCTCTGCCGGAGCTGCCGCGCAAGACTCCCAGCGATGCTGAGAAACTGATCGGATTGTTCTGCGCGGAGTTGGTGCCAAACGGAGCCTGTTTGCAATTGGGAATCGGCGCGATTCCGGATGCGGTGCTGGCGAGTTTGGGCGACAAGCGCGACCTGGGTATGCACACGGAAATGTTCAGTGACGGCGCGGTTGAGTTGGTTCACAAAGGAGTCATCAACTGCAAGGCCAAGACGCTGCACAAGGACAAGATGATAGCAAGCTTCGTGCTCGGATCGAAGGTTCTTTATGACTTCGTGCGCAGCAATCCGCTGGTCGAATTCCGTCCGGTGGACCACACGAACGATCCGTTCGTGATTGCGCGTAACGACAAGATGATCTCAATTAACAGCGCGCTGCAAGTTGATTTGACCGGCCAGGTGTGCTCCGATTCCATCGGACACTCCATATTCTCCGGCTTCGGCGGACAGGTTGACTTTGTGCGCGGCGCATCGAGAAGCAACGGCGGCAAGCCGATTATCGCGCTGGAGTCCACGGCGAAGAACGGAACGATTTCGCGCATCACTCCGGTGTTGTCACCGGGCGCGGGTGTTGTCACCAATCGCGCGGACGTGCATTATGTCTGCACCGAGTTTGGTGTGGCATATTTGCACGGCAAGACGATTCGGGAACGCGCACACGCGTTGATTCGCATCGCACATCCGCAGTTCCGCGAAGAACTGAAGTACGCCGCGACGCAAAGAAAACTCATTTAG
- a CDS encoding universal stress protein — MLSFQKILCPIDFSDPSYRALATADELARRYNAELHVLHVVPPVPLVELPPGSGSAAFDVKRYETELLDSYRKTLDNALGEYVKPGITLTRHLELGDPAHEIVVLAEKIHADVIVIATHGRTGLKRFLFGSVAEAVVRRSPCAVLTIPMHEHK, encoded by the coding sequence ATGCTTAGCTTCCAAAAGATCCTTTGCCCGATTGACTTTTCCGACCCGTCCTACCGGGCTTTGGCAACCGCCGACGAACTCGCTCGCCGTTACAATGCGGAGCTGCATGTGCTGCATGTCGTTCCGCCTGTACCATTGGTTGAACTCCCGCCGGGCAGCGGTTCGGCGGCGTTTGATGTGAAACGCTACGAAACCGAATTGCTCGACAGCTATCGCAAAACTCTCGACAATGCGCTGGGTGAATACGTCAAGCCGGGAATCACGCTCACGCGGCATCTTGAACTCGGAGATCCCGCTCACGAAATCGTTGTGCTGGCCGAAAAAATTCATGCGGACGTGATTGTCATCGCCACTCACGGCAGAACCGGACTCAAACGATTTCTATTCGGCAGCGTCGCCGAAGCGGTCGTTAGACGATCTCCCTGTGCGGTGCTGACGATTCCGATGCATGAACACAAATAG